DNA from Mucilaginibacter mallensis:
ACGCCGACGATTGCAAAGAGCCAGACATATTGTATGGCGCCGCCGGTATTGACGCCATTCTTAAATTCTTCATACAAATGCCAATTACGCATGGGCTGCAAAAACAGGTCCGGGTTCGTCTTTGCTTCAGACGGGCCGCCATTCTTCGCTTTAATATCCCTGATCTTTGCTGAGAGTTCCTGTATATTCACGTTATTCGCCACCTGTACAAATACATGAAACGAGTCTTCCCCCCAATCTGTGCCGGCTCTTTTCAGCCAGTCCTGTGTCGCCGTAAAATAGCCCCAGGACACCATGTACATCAATTTATGAAAAGTGGTATTCACCGGCAGGTCCTCATAGACACCGGATACCGCGAGGCTCCCTTGTTCATCGAACCGGATTACCTTTCCAAGCGGATCGGTATGGCCAAATAAAGCTACTGCGGCAGATCTTGAAAGGAGAATGGAGGATGCCCCGTTCAGGGAATTTCGCGATCCCTTGATCATTTTCAGCGTAAACATCTCCGGGATTTCAGGCGTGACATACGTGCCGGGCAATGCTACTTTCTTTTCACCGGTAGCGAGTATATGGCTCCCGGTCCAAAAAGTTACGCCCGTGTGTTTAAAATTGCTGGCGAAATCTCTCCGTAGCATTTCCTCTACAGGCAAAGAGGTGGCCACTTGCGTGGTGACCGTTCCGTTGAAGGTCTTGTTTTGCATGACCTGCGCCAACCGGTTATAATTTTCATGGTACTGGTCAAATGATAACTCGCCTGCTATCCAAATGCCGATCAACAGCGCGACCGTCATACCCACTGCAAGTCCACCAATATTAATGAAGGAAGACGCTTTGTTTTTGATCGGGTTACGCCAGGCGACCTTTAGATGATTTTTTATCATGATACAAAAGTTGATGAATTATGGTAAAATAATAAATAACATGCCATGCTAATAACAATCTCATAATTAATGCTTTATAGGCGAAAAGATCCGTACCAAGTGTACGGTAATGAACAGTGTAGTTCGTTTTTAATCCAGTCCGTGTATAGAAGATCAATGGTCGCGGCAAAAAATGTATGATCAGCTGTGAATAATGACAGAAAAATCACATTCTTTTAAAGTATTTCTTTTTCATCTACTCCCACCGCCATTTACAGTTGTATAGGTTATAATTAGGATCCTTATCCTCAAGACTATTATGCAGCTGAAAGAAATAGAACAATTACTGGAAAAATATAATAAGGGCGAAGCCACCCCTGCGGAGAACGCGTTGATTGAATCGTGGTACCTTACCTATAGGAACGATGGCCCCGGCGCATCGCACCAGCAATTGGAGGAAGACCAGGAAGACAGCCTGAACAAATTATTATTCCAGATAAATTCCACAACAAAAACATCATATACCAGGGCTTTTGCAATTGCAGCATCGCTACTTGTGTTTGTTACTGCGGGTGTTTTGATGTTTATGCATCATCAGGCCAAAAAACAACAATTTGTTGTGCTTGCAAAGCCGGTCAAAAATGACCTGGCTCCCGGTGGCAATAAGGCTATACTAACCCTTGCAAATGGCAGTACCGTTGTATTAACAGATGCTAAAAACGGCAAACTTGCCAGTCAGGGGGGGATAGTGGTCAGCAAAACAGCCGATGGGCAGGTTAAATATGCAGGTGCGGGCACTTCATCAAACACTTTAGTATATAACATGGCCACTACGCCAAAAGGAGGGCAGTACCAGTTTATTTTGTCTGATGGTACTAAAGTGTGGTTAAACTCAGCATCATCCATAAAATACCCTGTTAATTTTATTGGTAACGAACGCAAAGTTGAACTTACCGGCGAAGCTTACTTTGAAGTGGCGCATAATGCTGCGAAACCATTCAGGGTAGTATCAAGCGGGCAAACGGTTGAGGTTTTGGGCACGCATTTTAATATAAATGCTTATGCTGATGAAAGCGCAGTGAAAACAACGTTGCTGCAGGGTAGTGTAAAAGTATCATCAGCTGGCGGCAGCAGTGTTATAAAACCGGGTGAACAGGCGCAGTTTAACAACGGTAAAATAAATGTAGTAAGCGGGGTTGACCTTGATGCGGCCGTAGCCTGGAAAAATGGCCTGTTTTATTTTGAAGATAGCAACATACAGGAAGTAATGCGCCAGTTTGCGCGCTGGTACGATGTTGATGTTAAGTACGAAGGGGAATTGTCCTCAAGGCACTTTGCCGGCGAAATACCGCGCAATATAAATGCGTCACAAATGCTGGATATACTCAGCTTTAAGAAAATACACTACAAGCTACAGGGTAAAACAATTATTGTAATGCCTTAACAATCAAAAACTAACTAAATTAAAAACTATTAAAAAAGAAAAATATGAAGAAAAATTAACTCACTCCCGGTAGGCTCCGGCCTCCTTTCATGCGGTTAATTCAAAAAAAAAACGCACCCCGACGGCAATCGGAATGCGTGTAATATCTGAGTTAACCCTTACCGTAAAACGGAAATAAGTTTAGTGTCTCTCTAACTATCTGTTAACCCAAACTCAACAAAAGTATGAAATTAAATGCTTTTTCTACAGTCATGCATAAACCGTGGCTGAAAAAAATCTCATTGATCATGAAACTGACCACCCTAATTATATTAGTTGCTCTATTGCAGTGCAGTGCCAGGGGATTTAGTCAGAAAATCAATTTGAATGAAACAAATACCCCTCTTAAAAAAGTACTGCAACAAATTAATAAACAAACCGGATATGCTTTTTTCTACGATTCAAAAGATGTAGCAAACAAAAGTGTTAGCGTGCAATTAAAAGATGCATCGGTTGAGGAAGCATTGAGCAAATGCTTGCAAAACCAGGACTTGTCTTACAAAATTATAGCTAAAACAATTGTATTACAGCAAGAAGATCAGGTTACTAAAAGCTCAGGCA
Protein-coding regions in this window:
- a CDS encoding FecR family protein; amino-acid sequence: MQLKEIEQLLEKYNKGEATPAENALIESWYLTYRNDGPGASHQQLEEDQEDSLNKLLFQINSTTKTSYTRAFAIAASLLVFVTAGVLMFMHHQAKKQQFVVLAKPVKNDLAPGGNKAILTLANGSTVVLTDAKNGKLASQGGIVVSKTADGQVKYAGAGTSSNTLVYNMATTPKGGQYQFILSDGTKVWLNSASSIKYPVNFIGNERKVELTGEAYFEVAHNAAKPFRVVSSGQTVEVLGTHFNINAYADESAVKTTLLQGSVKVSSAGGSSVIKPGEQAQFNNGKINVVSGVDLDAAVAWKNGLFYFEDSNIQEVMRQFARWYDVDVKYEGELSSRHFAGEIPRNINASQMLDILSFKKIHYKLQGKTIIVMP